The following are encoded together in the Pedobacter sp. D749 genome:
- the ybeY gene encoding rRNA maturation RNase YbeY has translation MPAISFFTESVSYNLPQKLKVKKWIKATIEKEGFKLQELNFIFCSDEYLLGINQQYLNHDTYTDIITFDNSEEEKQIVSDIFISIERVKENAKTFKTIEFDEVCRIMIHGTLHLLGYKDKGKAAKILMTEKEDEYLSYRAEVGLI, from the coding sequence ATGCCTGCAATATCATTTTTTACAGAATCAGTTAGCTATAATCTTCCTCAGAAATTGAAGGTAAAGAAGTGGATTAAAGCTACAATTGAAAAAGAAGGCTTTAAATTGCAGGAACTAAATTTCATCTTTTGTAGCGATGAGTATCTTTTAGGTATTAACCAACAATATTTAAACCACGATACTTACACTGATATCATTACTTTTGATAATTCAGAAGAAGAAAAACAGATTGTAAGCGATATTTTCATCAGCATTGAGCGCGTTAAAGAAAATGCCAAAACCTTCAAAACAATAGAATTTGATGAGGTTTGCCGCATTATGATCCATGGTACCCTGCATTTACTAGGTTACAAAGACAAAGGAAAAGCCGCTAAAATCCTGATGACCGAGAAAGAAGATGAATATTTAAGCTATAGAGCAGAAGTTGGCCTAATCTAA
- a CDS encoding DUF4175 family protein gives MPFKTANYRLNDKLFEINTLPKYTFLSIDWNNFYIYGDMVSNNYSDLLRKIDEFIRKFYLNKILRGSIYAAAILLGLYLVVFLSLYYLNPTAAFKTFVFFAYLLISVLLIGFLIIKPLLAMLKLGKHLTFDEASVIIGNHFSDIKDKLLNTLQLHHLSEKHPENNHLIIASIDQKILELKPVPFYTAVSINDNRKYLKYLFVPLSITLLIAIIAPAILREGTNSFFKYDEYIAPKAPFSFSILNKSLTVTQGDDLTLNLKLTGDELPAEIYVEDGKNTYKLEKENISKFNYSIKNIQNDKKLVFKGGGFSSALFTITVKPRPELLNATAILNYPAYLDKKQESIANAGDMLLPEGTKVTWNFKTDQSNSLLFILNGTENLLKVEDNASSFHTTIRNNSKYSITPKNEYVTLRDSLSHQITVIKDQSPGISVMEKPDSVSNKALYFSGQVTDDYGFSRLTFKYNIKENNRIVSTVTKNIAIKSNATENTFFYFWDLKTATAKPGQEIEYYFEVADNDGVNGAKVTRSEIKTFKQPTKKETAEQVNASNQALKKKVQSAIRLANTIEKESKKVAESLIDKKQISFEDKKQIEALLDKQKQLDQAVKEIKEQNDKNIQQQEDQKQTEELLEKQKQIKDLFDNVLDEKTKELLQKLQNLMNEKNKDQTQQELSKMQLDNKTLKNELDRILELYKQLEFEQNLQTDIDRLNELAKEQKELAEQTKGKKQDNESLKQKQDALNKEMKDLKDDLKKLQEKNQSLERPNPFENPEKDVQDIQKEQQDSKDALDKKDSKNASQKQQKAGEQMEKLSKKMSDMQQQGEEMENNLNAKELRRLLENLLTTSFDQEKVMLALKKMTASDPSYTINVQKQRSIKDNLKTIADSLYRLSKRVPQIESTVNEEMNKINFNLDKSLENLGDRRTSEANRFQQFTMTSINNLTLMLSEALSQLQNMQKNGKGGSGKKQKQGMKQLSQMQEQLNKSMQKAREQMQKQGGNQGTVGKGQMSQEFGKMAQQQQMIRQALEKINREENKDGTGKMGNLNEAIKEMKQTESDLVNKRLQQETLNRQKELLTKLLEAEKAERDQEEDSKRESKAAKEFPPSYQKMVDQFKKQQQNGNDVLQKLPPSLNYYYKNKIAEYLKSLNIVR, from the coding sequence ATGCCTTTCAAAACGGCAAACTATCGCCTTAATGATAAACTATTTGAAATAAACACGTTACCTAAATATACTTTCCTTTCAATTGACTGGAACAATTTTTACATTTACGGTGACATGGTGAGCAACAACTACAGCGATTTATTACGGAAGATAGATGAGTTTATCCGCAAATTTTATTTAAATAAGATTTTGCGTGGCAGTATTTATGCCGCTGCCATACTTTTAGGGCTGTACCTCGTTGTTTTTTTAAGCCTTTATTACCTCAACCCAACAGCTGCATTTAAAACCTTTGTATTCTTTGCTTATTTACTGATTAGTGTATTGTTAATTGGTTTTTTAATCATTAAACCTTTGCTTGCCATGTTAAAGCTAGGCAAGCATCTCACTTTTGACGAAGCATCGGTTATCATCGGAAATCACTTTTCCGATATTAAGGATAAATTACTCAATACCCTGCAACTTCATCATTTATCTGAAAAACATCCGGAAAACAATCACCTCATCATTGCCAGTATAGATCAAAAGATACTTGAACTTAAACCTGTTCCATTTTATACAGCGGTTAGCATCAACGATAACAGGAAATATTTAAAGTATCTTTTTGTTCCCCTTTCGATCACTTTACTCATCGCCATTATTGCCCCAGCTATTTTACGGGAAGGCACAAACAGTTTTTTTAAATACGACGAATACATTGCACCAAAAGCGCCATTCAGCTTTTCAATTTTAAATAAAAGCTTAACAGTTACCCAAGGTGATGATTTAACCCTGAACTTAAAGCTAACCGGCGATGAACTTCCTGCCGAAATTTATGTAGAAGACGGAAAAAACACTTATAAACTGGAAAAGGAGAACATTAGTAAGTTTAATTATAGTATTAAAAATATTCAGAACGATAAAAAACTTGTTTTTAAAGGTGGAGGATTTAGTTCTGCCCTATTTACAATTACAGTTAAACCCCGCCCGGAATTGCTTAATGCAACAGCTATTTTAAATTATCCTGCTTACCTGGACAAAAAACAAGAATCGATAGCAAATGCTGGCGATATGCTCCTCCCCGAAGGCACAAAAGTTACCTGGAATTTTAAAACTGATCAGAGTAATTCGCTTTTATTTATTTTAAATGGCACTGAGAATCTACTCAAAGTTGAAGATAATGCTTCTTCCTTCCATACCACCATCAGGAACAATTCGAAATACAGCATTACCCCTAAAAATGAATATGTTACATTAAGAGATTCCCTATCACATCAGATTACCGTAATTAAAGATCAATCTCCAGGCATTTCTGTAATGGAAAAACCCGATTCAGTAAGCAATAAGGCCTTATATTTCAGTGGACAAGTGACTGATGATTATGGTTTTAGCCGTTTAACATTTAAATACAACATTAAAGAAAATAACCGGATTGTAAGCACAGTTACCAAAAATATTGCGATTAAAAGCAATGCGACAGAAAATACTTTCTTCTATTTCTGGGATTTAAAAACTGCCACCGCCAAACCCGGCCAGGAGATTGAGTATTACTTTGAAGTAGCCGATAATGATGGCGTAAATGGTGCAAAGGTTACCCGGTCAGAAATTAAAACCTTTAAACAGCCTACAAAAAAAGAAACTGCAGAACAGGTAAACGCCAGCAACCAGGCCCTAAAAAAGAAAGTACAGTCAGCCATACGTTTGGCCAATACCATCGAAAAAGAGAGTAAAAAAGTAGCTGAAAGCCTGATTGATAAAAAACAGATCTCTTTCGAAGATAAAAAGCAGATTGAGGCCCTTTTGGATAAACAAAAACAACTTGATCAAGCGGTTAAAGAAATTAAAGAACAGAACGACAAAAACATTCAGCAGCAGGAAGACCAAAAACAAACAGAAGAACTTTTAGAAAAACAAAAACAGATCAAAGATCTCTTTGATAATGTACTGGATGAAAAAACCAAAGAACTTTTGCAAAAGCTGCAGAACCTGATGAATGAGAAAAATAAAGACCAAACACAGCAGGAGCTCTCTAAAATGCAATTGGACAACAAAACCCTCAAAAATGAACTCGACAGGATTTTAGAACTTTATAAACAGTTAGAATTTGAACAAAATCTTCAAACGGATATCGATCGGCTAAATGAATTGGCCAAAGAACAAAAAGAGCTTGCAGAACAAACAAAAGGTAAAAAACAGGACAATGAATCGTTAAAGCAAAAACAGGATGCACTTAACAAGGAAATGAAAGATCTGAAAGATGATCTGAAAAAGCTGCAAGAAAAAAATCAGTCGCTTGAAAGGCCCAATCCTTTCGAAAATCCTGAAAAAGATGTGCAGGATATACAAAAAGAACAGCAGGATAGTAAAGATGCTTTAGATAAAAAGGATTCAAAAAACGCTAGCCAGAAACAGCAAAAAGCTGGTGAGCAGATGGAAAAACTATCTAAAAAAATGAGTGATATGCAGCAGCAGGGTGAAGAAATGGAAAATAACCTGAATGCTAAAGAGTTACGACGTCTATTGGAAAACTTATTAACCACCTCTTTTGATCAGGAAAAAGTAATGCTTGCTTTAAAAAAAATGACTGCGTCCGATCCATCTTATACCATCAACGTTCAGAAACAGCGCAGCATTAAAGACAACCTTAAAACTATCGCTGATAGCTTATACAGACTAAGTAAACGTGTTCCTCAAATAGAATCGACAGTTAACGAGGAGATGAACAAGATTAACTTCAACCTGGATAAAAGTTTGGAAAATTTGGGTGATAGAAGAACATCTGAGGCCAATCGTTTCCAGCAATTTACCATGACTTCTATCAATAATTTAACTTTGATGTTGAGCGAAGCATTAAGTCAACTGCAAAATATGCAGAAGAACGGTAAAGGCGGCAGCGGAAAGAAACAAAAACAAGGAATGAAGCAGCTCTCTCAAATGCAGGAACAACTGAATAAGAGCATGCAAAAAGCCAGGGAACAGATGCAAAAACAAGGGGGCAATCAAGGTACAGTTGGTAAGGGACAAATGAGCCAGGAGTTTGGTAAAATGGCGCAGCAACAGCAGATGATCCGCCAGGCACTCGAAAAGATCAACCGTGAAGAGAACAAAGATGGCACAGGTAAAATGGGCAACCTAAACGAAGCCATTAAAGAAATGAAACAGACTGAAAGCGATCTGGTTAACAAACGTTTGCAGCAAGAAACCTTAAACAGGCAAAAAGAATTATTAACCAAATTACTAGAAGCAGAAAAAGCTGAACGTGATCAGGAAGAAGATTCAAAAAGAGAAAGTAAAGCCGCTAAGGAGTTCCCTCCATCCTATCAAAAAATGGTCGATCAGTTTAAAAAACAACAACAAAATGGTAATGATGTGCTACAGAAACTACCTCCTAGTTTAAATTACTACTATAAAAACAAGATCGCTGAATATTTGAAATCGTTGAATATCGTGCGTTAA
- a CDS encoding family 16 glycosylhydrolase has product MKRVLISALMLFIFTASFAQKFNWNKNQVIAHRGAWKKNNFPQNSIASLNEAVKLGCYGSEFDVWMTADGVLVINHDPEFQGLTIEKVSYNELLTKTMSNGEKIPTLEAYLLEGKKQKSTKLILEIKPSLISKERGIDVTNKSVEMVQKLKVTDWVEYISFDYDYCKRVLALLPKAKVAYLRGEISAEQMKADKLTGVDYHYSIYQKDNWIENAQKLGLTVNAWTVNAVPEMQWLLAHKVDYITTNEPELLFEQIKKTPVAEGWKLKWADEFDDAGLPLAKNWSYDVGGKGWGNNELQYYTDADSTNAIVKKGSLNITAVKAEKESNHYTSARLVTKNKFDFKYGRVEVRAILPKGRGLWPAIWALPTDSKYGSWPKNGEIDIMEHVGYDPDTVHGTVHTGKFNHVIKTQLGKALKINNPYTEYHVYAMEWFADRIDFFVDDQKYFTFNNTKKGSGDWPFDQNFHLILNVAVGGGWGGKEGIDDAVFPATMKVDYVRVFQK; this is encoded by the coding sequence ATGAAACGAGTACTTATTTCTGCACTGATGTTGTTCATTTTTACTGCTTCTTTTGCTCAAAAATTTAACTGGAATAAAAACCAGGTGATTGCACACCGCGGTGCCTGGAAGAAAAATAATTTTCCTCAAAATTCCATCGCTTCTTTAAACGAAGCCGTAAAACTGGGTTGTTATGGCTCAGAATTCGATGTATGGATGACGGCGGACGGTGTTTTGGTCATTAACCACGATCCGGAATTTCAGGGTTTAACGATTGAAAAAGTTAGTTATAATGAACTATTGACCAAAACCATGAGTAATGGCGAGAAAATCCCAACGCTTGAAGCTTATTTGCTTGAAGGCAAAAAGCAGAAAAGCACAAAACTAATCTTAGAGATCAAACCATCGCTTATCAGTAAAGAGAGAGGTATCGATGTCACCAATAAATCCGTAGAAATGGTGCAGAAGTTAAAAGTTACCGATTGGGTTGAATACATCAGTTTTGATTACGATTACTGCAAGCGCGTTTTAGCATTATTACCAAAAGCAAAAGTGGCTTATTTGAGGGGAGAAATCAGTGCTGAGCAGATGAAAGCCGATAAGTTAACAGGTGTTGATTATCATTATAGCATTTACCAAAAGGACAACTGGATCGAAAATGCACAAAAACTGGGTTTAACCGTAAACGCCTGGACGGTAAATGCAGTACCCGAGATGCAGTGGCTTTTAGCACACAAAGTTGATTATATTACCACTAACGAACCTGAACTGCTTTTTGAACAAATAAAAAAAACACCTGTTGCAGAGGGATGGAAGCTAAAATGGGCAGATGAATTTGACGATGCAGGGTTACCTTTGGCAAAAAACTGGAGTTACGATGTAGGTGGAAAGGGTTGGGGCAATAACGAGCTTCAATATTATACTGATGCCGATAGCACGAATGCAATTGTAAAAAAAGGCAGTTTGAATATTACTGCCGTAAAAGCAGAAAAAGAAAGTAATCATTATACTTCAGCCAGATTAGTAACTAAAAATAAATTTGATTTTAAATACGGAAGGGTAGAAGTTCGTGCCATATTGCCTAAAGGCAGGGGTTTGTGGCCTGCAATATGGGCTTTACCAACCGATTCGAAATATGGAAGCTGGCCAAAAAATGGCGAAATTGATATCATGGAACATGTAGGTTATGATCCGGACACTGTTCATGGAACGGTGCACACCGGAAAATTTAACCACGTAATTAAAACTCAGCTTGGCAAGGCTTTAAAAATTAATAATCCTTATACCGAGTACCATGTTTATGCTATGGAATGGTTTGCAGATCGGATCGATTTCTTTGTTGATGATCAAAAATACTTCACTTTTAACAATACCAAAAAAGGATCTGGCGACTGGCCGTTCGATCAAAACTTCCACTTAATCTTAAATGTAGCTGTTGGTGGTGGCTGGGGCGGAAAAGAAGGAATAGATGATGCTGTTTTCCCGGCAACAATGAAGGTTGATTATGTGAGGGTGTTTCAGAAGTAA
- a CDS encoding phosphocholine-specific phospholipase C yields the protein MDSRREFLKKAALFAGATGMANTLPGSVLKAMAINPEPGSTFYDAEHIVFLMQENRSFDHMFGKMKGVRGFNDPHAHIQPDGNKVWLQKDGQGYTYAPFHVDINKTKITWQGGLPHSWNDQVAARNGGRYDKWLPVKSPMTLAYYDRNDIPFYYAMADAFTICDQHFCSSLTGTTPNRLFFFTGTVRGEKSANQIAVVNNDQAESQNNVFVDWPTFQETLEDNGIDWRIYQNELWTSKLPEGEIDDWLGNYGDNPVEYISRHNVKLSAYFRKNGDNTVKPALSAKEVQEKYDKLSQKEKNLIDKAFTTNISQNDYLELEPFTFKNDQGQSETINVPKGDIFHQFRKDVDGGKLPTVSWLVAPQRFSDHTSSPLYGTWYVSEALDILTKNPEVWKKTIFVLTYDENDGYFDHQPPFVAPNPDDPNSGKVSAGINYATDFEPKKGSPIGLGYRVPLVIASPWSKGGFVNSQVFDHTSSLMFMEKWLAKKTGKTIKSNNISDWRRNVCGDLTSVFRPYHGEEIKSPEPLKRDVVVTNIGNAKNKPAQVGPTALNKIEIEKINKFEAFSAETSNHAPKQENGTKHACALPYHLTVDANLINNEIALTFQSVKTLFGSEIETVGAPFNMNTIAKFDGVVGKTWAYAVKAGDVLQDRINLNDFDSEIYDLTVSGPNGFYRSFAGSKKNPSILVKTYPEQGGSVSKKLTGNLVFAIENKGTGLITLQIVDNKYKSGSKTVTIKAKSSTKISFNLAKNANWYDFSIVQPGNVTFKHRYAGKIETGEITKTDPYMGNAL from the coding sequence ATGGACTCACGTAGAGAATTTCTAAAAAAAGCGGCCTTATTTGCAGGAGCCACCGGCATGGCCAATACCTTGCCCGGTTCGGTACTAAAGGCTATGGCCATTAATCCAGAACCTGGCAGTACATTTTACGATGCGGAGCACATTGTTTTTCTGATGCAGGAAAACAGGTCCTTTGATCACATGTTTGGTAAAATGAAAGGTGTACGTGGATTTAATGACCCACACGCGCATATCCAACCCGATGGGAACAAAGTTTGGCTGCAAAAAGACGGACAGGGCTATACTTATGCACCCTTTCATGTCGACATTAACAAAACAAAAATTACCTGGCAGGGCGGTTTGCCTCACTCATGGAACGACCAGGTAGCAGCTCGCAACGGCGGGCGTTACGATAAATGGTTGCCTGTTAAAAGCCCAATGACGCTGGCTTACTATGACCGGAATGATATTCCTTTTTATTATGCCATGGCCGATGCCTTTACGATCTGTGACCAGCATTTTTGCTCATCGTTAACCGGAACCACACCAAATAGACTATTCTTTTTTACGGGGACAGTTCGTGGAGAAAAAAGTGCAAATCAGATTGCGGTAGTTAATAATGATCAGGCTGAATCACAAAATAATGTATTTGTAGACTGGCCAACTTTTCAGGAAACATTAGAAGATAATGGTATTGACTGGCGCATTTACCAAAACGAGCTTTGGACTTCCAAACTTCCGGAAGGAGAAATAGACGATTGGTTGGGAAATTACGGCGATAATCCTGTTGAATACATCAGCAGGCACAACGTGAAATTATCAGCTTATTTCAGAAAAAATGGCGATAATACCGTTAAACCGGCATTATCTGCTAAAGAAGTTCAGGAGAAATATGATAAATTATCTCAAAAGGAAAAAAATCTGATCGATAAAGCTTTTACCACCAATATTTCTCAAAACGATTACTTAGAACTTGAACCGTTCACGTTTAAAAACGATCAAGGCCAATCAGAAACTATAAATGTTCCGAAAGGAGATATTTTTCACCAGTTTAGAAAGGACGTGGATGGTGGAAAGTTACCAACGGTTTCATGGTTAGTTGCACCTCAACGTTTTTCTGATCATACCAGTTCGCCTTTGTATGGAACATGGTATGTAAGTGAGGCTTTGGATATTTTAACTAAAAACCCTGAGGTTTGGAAAAAAACAATTTTTGTTTTAACCTATGATGAAAATGATGGTTATTTTGATCACCAGCCACCTTTTGTAGCTCCAAATCCTGATGATCCAAACAGTGGGAAGGTATCTGCAGGAATTAATTATGCAACAGATTTCGAGCCTAAAAAGGGGAGTCCGATTGGTTTGGGTTACCGTGTACCCTTGGTCATTGCCTCACCATGGAGCAAAGGCGGTTTCGTCAACTCGCAGGTTTTCGATCATACCTCATCATTAATGTTTATGGAAAAATGGCTGGCTAAAAAAACAGGAAAAACCATTAAAAGTAATAATATCAGTGATTGGAGAAGGAATGTCTGTGGCGATTTAACCTCAGTATTTAGGCCGTATCATGGAGAAGAGATCAAATCTCCTGAACCACTAAAGCGTGATGTTGTGGTAACCAATATCGGGAATGCTAAAAATAAACCTGCCCAGGTAGGCCCTACCGCACTCAATAAAATCGAAATTGAAAAAATAAATAAATTTGAAGCCTTTTCTGCTGAAACATCTAATCATGCTCCAAAGCAGGAGAATGGAACGAAGCACGCATGCGCCTTGCCTTATCATTTAACAGTTGATGCAAATTTGATTAATAATGAGATCGCACTTACTTTTCAATCGGTAAAAACCTTGTTTGGAAGCGAAATAGAGACTGTTGGTGCACCTTTCAACATGAATACCATTGCTAAATTTGATGGTGTTGTAGGCAAGACATGGGCATATGCTGTAAAAGCAGGCGATGTATTGCAAGATCGCATCAACCTGAACGATTTTGATAGTGAAATTTATGATCTTACAGTAAGTGGTCCAAATGGTTTTTACAGAAGTTTCGCAGGCAGTAAAAAGAATCCTTCCATTTTAGTGAAAACATACCCAGAGCAAGGTGGTTCGGTAAGCAAAAAACTTACAGGTAACCTGGTTTTTGCTATTGAGAATAAAGGCACCGGCTTGATAACACTTCAAATTGTAGATAATAAATACAAATCGGGAAGTAAAACAGTAACCATCAAGGCTAAATCAAGTACAAAGATCTCGTTTAATCTGGCTAAAAACGCCAATTGGTACGATTTCAGCATTGTGCAGCCTGGTAATGTCACATTTAAGCACCGTTATGCTGGTAAAATAGAAACTGGAGAAATTACAAAAACCGACCCGTACATGGGCAATGCATTATAA
- a CDS encoding ABC-F family ATP-binding cassette domain-containing protein, with the protein MSTLIAAEGLGHGYHDEWLFKNLTLGINSGQRVALVGINGAGKSTLLKLLAERFPPLEGKIVKNKAVKIGFLDQEPQFTEGFSISDHIFSLENKQQQLIKEYEELIENPNPDEKTLNRLYEELSEHNAWEYEHEIKTILNRMGITHLQQKISTLSGGQKKRLALAKLLIEDPEILVLDEPTNHLDIDTIEWLEKLLTTGQKTILLVTHDRYFLDNVCNTIVELDRGKIYNYNGNYAYFLEKKSEREALDATVLHKNQQLLKKELEWMRRMPQARGTKSNARINAFYDLEEKSKKKSDNQSINLQMKMSRQGGKIIEVDHIKKAFDGRPIINDFSYTFKKGDRIGLAGKNGTGKSTLLNIITSQLKPDAGKVDTGDTTVFGYYKQGGLTFDPKERVIDIVKSDAEYIKMADGSVITASALLTLFLFPPKKQHGMVEKLSGGEKKRLNLMKVLMQNPNFLILDEPTNDLDIDTLNVLEEFLENFPGILMLVSHDRYLLDKMSDQLFIMEGEGVVKIYNGNYSEYRLSLEQPKTKLETKKTPAPVVEQAPIKTVKKLSFKEQKELEDSEKGIAETEKKIALLNESLVKIDATDYVKIQEISSEIETLQSKLDEYTMRWLELSE; encoded by the coding sequence TTGAGCACACTAATTGCGGCAGAAGGCTTAGGGCATGGTTATCATGACGAATGGCTATTTAAAAATTTAACCTTAGGAATTAACTCTGGTCAGCGCGTGGCGTTGGTTGGAATTAATGGTGCGGGCAAGAGTACACTTTTGAAATTGCTGGCAGAAAGGTTCCCTCCACTCGAAGGTAAAATTGTAAAAAATAAGGCTGTTAAAATTGGTTTTCTCGATCAGGAACCACAGTTTACTGAAGGCTTCTCAATCAGCGACCATATATTTTCTTTAGAGAATAAACAGCAACAGTTGATTAAGGAATATGAAGAATTAATCGAAAACCCTAACCCAGACGAAAAAACGCTTAACCGTTTATACGAAGAGTTAAGTGAACATAATGCCTGGGAGTATGAGCACGAGATTAAAACCATTTTAAACAGAATGGGCATTACTCATCTTCAACAAAAAATATCTACCCTATCTGGTGGACAAAAGAAACGTTTAGCTCTGGCTAAACTTTTAATTGAAGATCCGGAAATTTTGGTGCTTGATGAGCCAACCAACCATCTGGATATTGATACCATTGAATGGCTGGAGAAATTATTAACTACTGGACAAAAAACTATTTTACTTGTTACGCACGACAGGTACTTTTTGGATAATGTTTGTAATACCATTGTTGAGTTAGATAGAGGTAAGATTTATAACTATAATGGAAATTACGCTTACTTCTTAGAAAAGAAAAGCGAAAGAGAAGCATTAGACGCAACAGTTTTACATAAGAACCAACAGCTATTAAAGAAAGAATTGGAATGGATGAGACGCATGCCACAGGCACGTGGAACCAAATCTAACGCCAGAATCAATGCTTTTTATGATTTAGAGGAAAAATCAAAGAAAAAGTCTGATAATCAGAGTATTAACCTCCAAATGAAGATGTCTCGTCAAGGCGGGAAAATTATTGAGGTAGATCACATTAAAAAAGCATTTGATGGCCGCCCGATCATTAACGATTTTAGTTATACCTTTAAAAAAGGAGATAGAATTGGCTTAGCAGGAAAAAATGGTACTGGTAAATCTACTTTGCTAAATATCATTACGAGTCAATTAAAGCCAGATGCTGGTAAAGTTGATACCGGAGACACTACTGTTTTTGGTTATTACAAACAAGGAGGTTTAACTTTCGATCCAAAGGAAAGGGTAATTGATATTGTAAAATCTGATGCTGAATATATTAAGATGGCTGACGGTTCTGTGATTACAGCCTCTGCCTTATTAACGTTATTTCTCTTCCCGCCGAAGAAACAACATGGCATGGTTGAGAAATTAAGTGGTGGCGAAAAGAAACGTTTGAACCTGATGAAGGTACTCATGCAAAATCCAAATTTTTTAATTTTGGATGAGCCAACCAACGATCTTGACATTGACACACTAAACGTTCTTGAAGAATTCTTAGAAAACTTTCCAGGCATATTAATGCTGGTTTCACACGATAGATACCTGCTGGATAAAATGAGTGATCAACTCTTTATCATGGAGGGCGAAGGCGTAGTTAAAATTTATAATGGCAATTATTCTGAATACCGTTTAAGTTTAGAGCAACCAAAAACTAAATTAGAAACCAAGAAAACCCCTGCCCCTGTTGTAGAACAAGCACCTATTAAAACAGTAAAAAAATTAAGTTTCAAGGAGCAAAAAGAATTAGAAGATAGCGAAAAAGGGATTGCGGAAACAGAGAAAAAAATAGCATTACTTAACGAAAGTTTGGTCAAAATCGATGCGACCGACTACGTAAAAATTCAAGAAATCTCCAGTGAAATTGAGACGCTTCAAAGTAAACTTGATGAGTACACCATGCGTTGGCTAGAACTTTCAGAATAA